A section of the Xiphias gladius isolate SHS-SW01 ecotype Sanya breed wild chromosome 10, ASM1685928v1, whole genome shotgun sequence genome encodes:
- the crlf1a gene encoding cytokine receptor-like factor 1a isoform X2: MKAVLDLCLIFLMLHTPGVLSLSTHVAIIYPQDPVLRMGSNLTASCWVHPDLGVHASSLFWTLNGQQLPSSLYRVLSPTNLSVALAGLNASRQTSGDNLVCHNHKGHILAGSCLYVGMPPEKPVNLTCWSRNTKDLTCSWAPGGRGETNISTRYTLKYKLRWYGKEKECEDYTHTQPYSCSITRDLHLFTPYEIWVEASNQLGQATSDVITLDILDVVTTDPPSGVTVSRVGQLEDQLSVRWEAPPALKDFLFQAKYQIRYRLEDSQDWKVMDDVGNQTSCRLAGLRPGTVYFVQVRCNPVGIYGSRRAGIWSEWSHPTAASTPHSERLMSGSCDSKSSGDSNSTLRRELKQFFGWVRKHAYGCSSMSMKLYDQWRVLMQKSHKARNQVGSPRG; encoded by the exons ATGTAGCAATCATCTACCCTCAGGACCCGGTCCTTCGCATGGGGTCTAACCTGACCGCCAGCTGCTGGGTCCACCCCGACCTCGGCGTCCACGCCAGCTCTCTGTTCTGGACGCTGAACGGTCAACAGCTGCCCAGCTCCCTCTACAGAGTGCTGAGCCCGACCAACCTCAGTGTGGCGCTGGCCGGACTCAACGCCTCCAGGCAAACATCTGGAGACAACCTGGTTTGTCACAACCACAAGGGACACATCTTGGCTGGCTCCTGCCTCTACGTTGGGA TGCCTCCCGAGAAGCCGGTCAATCTGACCTGCTGGTCCAGGAACACCAAAGACCTGACTTGCAGCTGGGCtccaggaggaagaggagagaccAACATTAGCACCCGGTACACACTCAAGTACAAACTCAG GTGGTATGGTAAGGAGAAGGAGTGTGAGGATTACACTCATACGCAGCCTTACTCCTGCAGCATCACCCGGGATCTGCACCTCTTCACACCCTATGAGATCTGGGTGGAGGCCTCCAACCAGCTGGGACAGGCTACTTCTGATGTCATCACCCTTGACATCCTAGACGTGG TGACCACGGACCCTCCGTCAGGTGTGACCGTGAGCCGTGTCGGGCAGTTGGAAGACCAGCTGAGTGTTCGATGGGAGGCCCCGCCCGCTCTCAAAGACTTCCTGTTTCAGGCCAAATACCAGATCCGCTACAGACTGGAGGACAGCCAAGACTGGAAG GTGATGGATGATGTCGGGAACCAGACTTCATGTAGACTGGCTGGACTGAGACCTGGAACCGTGTATTTTGTTCAG GTCCGCTGCAACCCTGTGGGCATTTATGGCTCTCGCAGGGCTGGAATCTGGAGCGAGTGGAGCCATCCCACTGCTGCATCCACGCCCCACAGCG AGCGGCTGATGTCGGGCTCCTGCGACTCCAAGTCCAGCGGCGACTCCAACTCCACCCTGCGCAGGgagctgaagcagttcttcGGCTGGGTGCGGAAACACGCCTACGGCTGCAGCAGCATGTCCATGAAGCTGTACGACCAGTGGAGAGTGCTGATGCAGAAATCCCACAAAGCTCGCAACCAGGTAG GTTCTCCAAGGGGATAA
- the crlf1a gene encoding cytokine receptor-like factor 1a isoform X1 — MKAVLDLCLIFLMLHTPGVLSLSTHVAIIYPQDPVLRMGSNLTASCWVHPDLGVHASSLFWTLNGQQLPSSLYRVLSPTNLSVALAGLNASRQTSGDNLVCHNHKGHILAGSCLYVGMPPEKPVNLTCWSRNTKDLTCSWAPGGRGETNISTRYTLKYKLRWYGKEKECEDYTHTQPYSCSITRDLHLFTPYEIWVEASNQLGQATSDVITLDILDVVTTDPPSGVTVSRVGQLEDQLSVRWEAPPALKDFLFQAKYQIRYRLEDSQDWKVMDDVGNQTSCRLAGLRPGTVYFVQVRCNPVGIYGSRRAGIWSEWSHPTAASTPHSERLMSGSCDSKSSGDSNSTLRRELKQFFGWVRKHAYGCSSMSMKLYDQWRVLMQKSHKARNQVLQGDKS; from the exons ATGTAGCAATCATCTACCCTCAGGACCCGGTCCTTCGCATGGGGTCTAACCTGACCGCCAGCTGCTGGGTCCACCCCGACCTCGGCGTCCACGCCAGCTCTCTGTTCTGGACGCTGAACGGTCAACAGCTGCCCAGCTCCCTCTACAGAGTGCTGAGCCCGACCAACCTCAGTGTGGCGCTGGCCGGACTCAACGCCTCCAGGCAAACATCTGGAGACAACCTGGTTTGTCACAACCACAAGGGACACATCTTGGCTGGCTCCTGCCTCTACGTTGGGA TGCCTCCCGAGAAGCCGGTCAATCTGACCTGCTGGTCCAGGAACACCAAAGACCTGACTTGCAGCTGGGCtccaggaggaagaggagagaccAACATTAGCACCCGGTACACACTCAAGTACAAACTCAG GTGGTATGGTAAGGAGAAGGAGTGTGAGGATTACACTCATACGCAGCCTTACTCCTGCAGCATCACCCGGGATCTGCACCTCTTCACACCCTATGAGATCTGGGTGGAGGCCTCCAACCAGCTGGGACAGGCTACTTCTGATGTCATCACCCTTGACATCCTAGACGTGG TGACCACGGACCCTCCGTCAGGTGTGACCGTGAGCCGTGTCGGGCAGTTGGAAGACCAGCTGAGTGTTCGATGGGAGGCCCCGCCCGCTCTCAAAGACTTCCTGTTTCAGGCCAAATACCAGATCCGCTACAGACTGGAGGACAGCCAAGACTGGAAG GTGATGGATGATGTCGGGAACCAGACTTCATGTAGACTGGCTGGACTGAGACCTGGAACCGTGTATTTTGTTCAG GTCCGCTGCAACCCTGTGGGCATTTATGGCTCTCGCAGGGCTGGAATCTGGAGCGAGTGGAGCCATCCCACTGCTGCATCCACGCCCCACAGCG AGCGGCTGATGTCGGGCTCCTGCGACTCCAAGTCCAGCGGCGACTCCAACTCCACCCTGCGCAGGgagctgaagcagttcttcGGCTGGGTGCGGAAACACGCCTACGGCTGCAGCAGCATGTCCATGAAGCTGTACGACCAGTGGAGAGTGCTGATGCAGAAATCCCACAAAGCTCGCAACCAG GTTCTCCAAGGGGATAAATCCTAG